From the endosymbiont of Bathymodiolus septemdierum str. Myojin knoll genome, one window contains:
- a CDS encoding CDP-alcohol phosphatidyltransferase family protein — MNLSSLPNALSILRIILTVPVVLFLLNHHFSWAMMLFFVAGVTDALDGWVAKRFSCQTRLGSILDPAADKLLLVSSFITLYLIGLLPLWLLALIFVRDLMIVSGTVGSFMGDRELENSLLSPSKLSKINTALQITLVLFLVATGLYPALVEWHAIFFIIVATSTVLSGADYIWIWSEKAIFQEKQKHQ; from the coding sequence ATGAACCTTTCTTCCCTTCCAAACGCGCTGTCAATTTTACGCATTATTTTAACAGTCCCCGTGGTTTTATTTTTGTTAAATCATCATTTCTCTTGGGCAATGATGCTGTTCTTTGTTGCGGGCGTTACCGATGCCTTAGATGGCTGGGTTGCCAAGCGTTTTTCGTGTCAAACTAGACTCGGTTCTATCCTTGACCCTGCTGCCGATAAACTTTTGTTGGTCAGCAGTTTTATTACGCTATATCTTATTGGTTTGTTGCCGTTATGGCTGTTGGCATTGATTTTTGTGCGAGACTTGATGATTGTATCAGGTACAGTTGGTAGCTTTATGGGTGATAGAGAACTTGAAAATAGCTTGCTTTCTCCTTCAAAATTATCAAAGATTAACACAGCCTTGCAAATTACATTAGTGTTATTTTTAGTAGCAACAGGTCTATATCCCGCCTTGGTTGAATGGCATGCGATTTTCTTTATCATTGTTGCCACCTCCACTGTGTTAAGTGGTGCAGATTATATTTGGATTTGGTCTGAAAAAGCCATTTTTCAAGAAAAACAAAAACACCAATGA
- the hda gene encoding DnaA regulatory inactivator Hda, whose translation MKQLGLPVLLNAKMQLSNFIGDKNKQILTFIETLFLDNNSNVVMISGSKSTGKTHLLQACTFAAMNKQLNAIYIDIKEELPEGFIVNLSDIDWVCIDNIDVADSVQQQQLFDLYNQIKQTQVKLIVSAKNLPNQLNLLKDLKTRLSLAMNFTLEVLSDEQKTVILQGKVTDKNIRIDTKIYTYLFKHYSRDLSDLMSAINRLDEISLQKKTKITIPLVKEVLDLN comes from the coding sequence ATGAAACAACTCGGACTCCCGGTTTTATTAAATGCAAAAATGCAACTAAGTAATTTTATTGGGGATAAAAATAAGCAAATTTTGACTTTCATCGAAACACTATTTTTGGATAATAACTCAAATGTTGTGATGATATCGGGTAGTAAATCTACAGGAAAAACTCACCTCTTGCAGGCCTGCACTTTTGCAGCGATGAACAAGCAACTCAACGCAATTTATATAGACATCAAAGAGGAATTACCCGAGGGTTTTATTGTAAATTTGTCTGATATAGATTGGGTCTGTATTGATAATATTGATGTTGCTGATAGCGTGCAACAGCAGCAGTTGTTTGATTTATATAATCAAATTAAACAAACGCAAGTTAAATTGATTGTTAGCGCAAAAAATCTACCGAATCAATTGAACTTGTTAAAAGACTTAAAAACCCGATTGTCTTTAGCGATGAATTTCACTTTGGAAGTTTTAAGTGATGAACAAAAAACCGTCATTTTGCAAGGTAAAGTGACCGATAAAAACATCCGTATTGATACTAAGATATACACTTATTTATTCAAACATTATTCAAGAGATTTAAGCGATTTAATGAGTGCCATCAATCGATTAGATGAAATCTCTTTGCAGAAAAAAACCAAAATCACCATCCCCTTAGTCAAAGAAGTCTTGGATTTAAATTAA